Proteins from one Ricinus communis isolate WT05 ecotype wild-type chromosome 9, ASM1957865v1, whole genome shotgun sequence genomic window:
- the LOC8261479 gene encoding ribonucleoside-diphosphate reductase small chain A isoform X5, translating to MGSLTNSKDEERAREDEEEEPILKEQNQRFCMFPIRYKSLWEMYKKAEASFWTAEEVDLSQDVQQWETLSVSEKHFISHVLAFFAASDGIVLENLAARFLNDIQVPERCTACFWRRTSRTQGRRIERLVAFACVEGIFFSGSFCAIFWLKKRGLMPGLTFSNELISRDEGLHCDFACLLYSLLQKQLQWQKVQQIVHEAVEIETEFVCDALPCALIGMNSTLMSQYIKFVADRLLVALGYQRKYNVENPFDWMEFISLQGKANFFERRVGDYQKASVMSSLQDGGKNFVFKMDEDF from the exons ATGGGTTCTTTAACAAATAGTAAAGATGAAGAAAGAGCCagagaagatgaagaagaagagccAATACTTAAAGAACAGAACCAGAGATTTTGTATGTTTCCCATCAGATATAAGTCACTTTGGGAGATGTACAAGAAGGCTGAGGCCAGTTTTTGGACAG CTGAGGAGGTCGATCTTTCTCAAGATGTGCAGCAATGGGAAACCCTCTCTGTTTCCGAGAAACACTTCATTAGCCATGTATTAGCGTTTTTTGCTGCATCTGATGGGATTGTTTTGGAGAACCTAGCAGCAAGATTTCTAAACGATATTCAAGTTCCAGAG AGATGTACAGCTTGCTTTTGGAGACGTACATCAAGGACTCAAGGGAGAAGAATAG AGAGGCTTGTTGCTTTTGCGTGTGTTGAAGGAATCTTTTTCTCAGGAAG CTTCTGTGCCATTTTCTGGCTTAAAAAGAGGGGCTTGATGCCAGGATTGACATTCTCAAATGAGCTAATATCCAGAGATGAAGGCCTGCATTGTGACTTTGCTTGCCTTCTTTATAG TTTGTTGCAGAAGCAACTTCAGTGGCAAAAGGTTCAGCAAATTGTTCATGAAGCAGTGGAAATTGAAACTGAATTCGTCTGTGATGCCCTCCCATGTGCATTAATTGGCATGAATTCGACACTCATGAGCCAGTATATTAAGTTTGTTGCTGATCGTCTGTTG GTTGCCTTAGGTTATCAGAGGAAGTATAATGTGGAAAATCCCTTTGATTGGATGgaatttatttctttgca AGGGAAGGCAAATTTTTTCGAGAGAAGGGTAGGAGATTATCAGAAGGCATCTGTTATGTCAAGCCTTCAAGATGGTGGGAAAAACTTCGTCTTTAAAATGGACGAAGACTTCTAG
- the LOC8261479 gene encoding ribonucleoside-diphosphate reductase small chain A isoform X4, translating to MGSLTNSKDEERAREDEEEEPILKEQNQRFCMFPIRYKSLWEMYKKAEASFWTAEEVDLSQDVQQWETLSVSEKHFISHVLAFFAASDGIVLENLAARFLNDIQVPEARAFYGFQIAMENIHSEMYSLLLETYIKDSREKNSSSLYAERLVAFACVEGIFFSGSFCAIFWLKKRGLMPGLTFSNELISRDEGLHCDFACLLYSLLQKQLQWQKVQQIVHEAVEIETEFVCDALPCALIGMNSTLMSQYIKFVADRLLVALGYQRKYNVENPFDWMEFISLQGKANFFERRVGDYQKASVMSSLQDGGKNFVFKMDEDF from the exons ATGGGTTCTTTAACAAATAGTAAAGATGAAGAAAGAGCCagagaagatgaagaagaagagccAATACTTAAAGAACAGAACCAGAGATTTTGTATGTTTCCCATCAGATATAAGTCACTTTGGGAGATGTACAAGAAGGCTGAGGCCAGTTTTTGGACAG CTGAGGAGGTCGATCTTTCTCAAGATGTGCAGCAATGGGAAACCCTCTCTGTTTCCGAGAAACACTTCATTAGCCATGTATTAGCGTTTTTTGCTGCATCTGATGGGATTGTTTTGGAGAACCTAGCAGCAAGATTTCTAAACGATATTCAAGTTCCAGAG GCCCGTGCATTTTATGGATTTCAAATTGCAATGGAAAATATTCATTCTG AGATGTACAGCTTGCTTTTGGAGACGTACATCAAGGACTCAAGGGAGAAGAATAG TTCCTCATTGTATGCAGAGAGGCTTGTTGCTTTTGCGTGTGTTGAAGGAATCTTTTTCTCAGGAAG CTTCTGTGCCATTTTCTGGCTTAAAAAGAGGGGCTTGATGCCAGGATTGACATTCTCAAATGAGCTAATATCCAGAGATGAAGGCCTGCATTGTGACTTTGCTTGCCTTCTTTATAG TTTGTTGCAGAAGCAACTTCAGTGGCAAAAGGTTCAGCAAATTGTTCATGAAGCAGTGGAAATTGAAACTGAATTCGTCTGTGATGCCCTCCCATGTGCATTAATTGGCATGAATTCGACACTCATGAGCCAGTATATTAAGTTTGTTGCTGATCGTCTGTTG GTTGCCTTAGGTTATCAGAGGAAGTATAATGTGGAAAATCCCTTTGATTGGATGgaatttatttctttgca AGGGAAGGCAAATTTTTTCGAGAGAAGGGTAGGAGATTATCAGAAGGCATCTGTTATGTCAAGCCTTCAAGATGGTGGGAAAAACTTCGTCTTTAAAATGGACGAAGACTTCTAG
- the LOC8261479 gene encoding ribonucleoside-diphosphate reductase small chain A isoform X6, whose protein sequence is MKKEPEKMKKKSQYLKNRTRDFVCFPSDISHFGRCTRRLRPVFGQARAFYGFQIAMENIHSEMYSLLLETYIKDSREKNRLFNAIETIPCVARKAKWALDWIHSSSLYAERLVAFACVEGIFFSGSFCAIFWLKKRGLMPGLTFSNELISRDEGLHCDFACLLYSLLQKQLQWQKVQQIVHEAVEIETEFVCDALPCALIGMNSTLMSQYIKFVADRLLVALGYQRKYNVENPFDWMEFISLQGKANFFERRVGDYQKASVMSSLQDGGKNFVFKMDEDF, encoded by the exons ATGAAGAAAGAGCCagagaagatgaagaagaagagccAATACTTAAAGAACAGAACCAGAGATTTTGTATGTTTCCCATCAGATATAAGTCACTTTGGGAGATGTACAAGAAGGCTGAGGCCAGTTTTTGGACAG GCCCGTGCATTTTATGGATTTCAAATTGCAATGGAAAATATTCATTCTG AGATGTACAGCTTGCTTTTGGAGACGTACATCAAGGACTCAAGGGAGAAGAATAGGTTGTTTAATGCTATTGAAACCATTCCTTGTGTGGCTAGGAAGGCCAAGTGGGCATTGGACTGGATTCATAG TTCCTCATTGTATGCAGAGAGGCTTGTTGCTTTTGCGTGTGTTGAAGGAATCTTTTTCTCAGGAAG CTTCTGTGCCATTTTCTGGCTTAAAAAGAGGGGCTTGATGCCAGGATTGACATTCTCAAATGAGCTAATATCCAGAGATGAAGGCCTGCATTGTGACTTTGCTTGCCTTCTTTATAG TTTGTTGCAGAAGCAACTTCAGTGGCAAAAGGTTCAGCAAATTGTTCATGAAGCAGTGGAAATTGAAACTGAATTCGTCTGTGATGCCCTCCCATGTGCATTAATTGGCATGAATTCGACACTCATGAGCCAGTATATTAAGTTTGTTGCTGATCGTCTGTTG GTTGCCTTAGGTTATCAGAGGAAGTATAATGTGGAAAATCCCTTTGATTGGATGgaatttatttctttgca AGGGAAGGCAAATTTTTTCGAGAGAAGGGTAGGAGATTATCAGAAGGCATCTGTTATGTCAAGCCTTCAAGATGGTGGGAAAAACTTCGTCTTTAAAATGGACGAAGACTTCTAG
- the LOC8261479 gene encoding ribonucleoside-diphosphate reductase small chain A isoform X3: MGSLTNSKDEERAREDEEEEPILKEQNQRFCMFPIRYKSLWEMYKKAEASFWTAEEVDLSQDVQQWETLSVSEKHFISHVLAFFAASDGIVLENLAARFLNDIQVPERCTACFWRRTSRTQGRRIGCLMLLKPFLVWLGRPSGHWTGFIERLVAFACVEGIFFSGSFCAIFWLKKRGLMPGLTFSNELISRDEGLHCDFACLLYSLLQKQLQWQKVQQIVHEAVEIETEFVCDALPCALIGMNSTLMSQYIKFVADRLLVALGYQRKYNVENPFDWMEFISLQGKANFFERRVGDYQKASVMSSLQDGGKNFVFKMDEDF; this comes from the exons ATGGGTTCTTTAACAAATAGTAAAGATGAAGAAAGAGCCagagaagatgaagaagaagagccAATACTTAAAGAACAGAACCAGAGATTTTGTATGTTTCCCATCAGATATAAGTCACTTTGGGAGATGTACAAGAAGGCTGAGGCCAGTTTTTGGACAG CTGAGGAGGTCGATCTTTCTCAAGATGTGCAGCAATGGGAAACCCTCTCTGTTTCCGAGAAACACTTCATTAGCCATGTATTAGCGTTTTTTGCTGCATCTGATGGGATTGTTTTGGAGAACCTAGCAGCAAGATTTCTAAACGATATTCAAGTTCCAGAG AGATGTACAGCTTGCTTTTGGAGACGTACATCAAGGACTCAAGGGAGAAGAATAGGTTGTTTAATGCTATTGAAACCATTCCTTGTGTGGCTAGGAAGGCCAAGTGGGCATTGGACTGGATTCATAG AGAGGCTTGTTGCTTTTGCGTGTGTTGAAGGAATCTTTTTCTCAGGAAG CTTCTGTGCCATTTTCTGGCTTAAAAAGAGGGGCTTGATGCCAGGATTGACATTCTCAAATGAGCTAATATCCAGAGATGAAGGCCTGCATTGTGACTTTGCTTGCCTTCTTTATAG TTTGTTGCAGAAGCAACTTCAGTGGCAAAAGGTTCAGCAAATTGTTCATGAAGCAGTGGAAATTGAAACTGAATTCGTCTGTGATGCCCTCCCATGTGCATTAATTGGCATGAATTCGACACTCATGAGCCAGTATATTAAGTTTGTTGCTGATCGTCTGTTG GTTGCCTTAGGTTATCAGAGGAAGTATAATGTGGAAAATCCCTTTGATTGGATGgaatttatttctttgca AGGGAAGGCAAATTTTTTCGAGAGAAGGGTAGGAGATTATCAGAAGGCATCTGTTATGTCAAGCCTTCAAGATGGTGGGAAAAACTTCGTCTTTAAAATGGACGAAGACTTCTAG
- the LOC8261481 gene encoding endo-1,3;1,4-beta-D-glucanase, with amino-acid sequence MSSSQCFENPPSLTSTCGAGTVQEFGGLKIYVTGPPHSTLAIILISDIFGFEAPNLRKLADKVAAAGFFVLVPDFFYGDPVDLNNPEFDRESWRKVHNADKGYEDAKQVIAALKCKGVSSISAAGFCWGGRVVVKLASSDDIKAAVVLHPGRLTVDDINEVKVPIAFLGAEFDHASPPEQLKQFGEVLSAKSEFDSFVKIFPGVSHGWSVRYNVEDESAVRSAEEAQSDMLNWFTKYVK; translated from the exons ATGTCAAGCTCTCAGTGTTTTGAGAACCCACCAAGTTTAACCTCAACTTGTGGAGCAGGAACAGTTCAGGAATTTGGTGGCCTCAAAATCTATGTCACTGGCCCTCCACATTCCACACTCGCTATCATTCTCATTTCTGATATTTTCG GGTTTGAAGCCCCAAATCTGAG GAAGCTTGCAGACAAGGTTGCAGCTGCTGGATTCTTCGTATTGGTTCCTGATTTTTTCTATGGTGACCCTGTTGACCTAAATAACCCTGAATTCGATCGCGAGTCATGGAGAAAAGTTCACAACGCA GACAAAGGATATGAAGATGCCAAACAGGTAATTGCTGCTTTAAAATGTAAAGGAGTGTCATCCATTAGCGCAGCAGGTTTTTGCTGGGGAG GGAGGGTAGTTGTGAAATTGGCAAGCTCTGATGACATTAAGGCTGCAGTTGTATTGCATCCTGGTCGACTCACTGTTGATGACATTAATG AGGTGAAAGTTCCAATTGCTTTCTTGGGTGCTGAATTCGACCATGCTTCCCCACCGGAGCAGTTGAAACAGTTTGGTGAAGTTTTATCTGCAAAGTCTGAG TTTGATAGCTTTGTGAAAATATTTCCTGGTGTGAGTCATGGATGGTCAGTGAGGTACAATGTTGAGGATGAATCTGCTGTCAGGAGTGCTGAAGAGGCTCAATCTGATATGTTGAATTGGTTTACTAAATATGTCAAGTGA
- the LOC8261482 gene encoding endo-1,3;1,4-beta-D-glucanase, with product MSGPQCCANPPTLDPASGSGHVEKLGGLNSYITGPSDSKRAILLISDVYGFEAPNLRKLADKVATAGFYVVVPDFFYGDPYAPDNADRPIQVWLKDHGTDKGFEDAKPLVQTLKSKGVSAIGAAGFCWGAKVVVQLAKPEFIQAAVMLHPSFVTVDDIKAVEVPISILGAETDHLSPPALVKQFEEVLNAKSEVGSRCKIFPKVAHGWTVRYNVEDENAAKCADEAHGDMIEWFTKHVK from the exons atgtcagGACCTCAATGCTGTGCTAACCCACCAACACTCGACCCAGCCAGCGGTTCTGGCCACGTTGAGAAACTGGGCGGCCTCAATTCTTATATCACTGGCCCATCTGACTCCAAGCGTGCCATTCTTCTTATCTCTGATGTTTATG GATTTGAAGCTCCAAACTTGAG GAAGCTAGCAGATAAGGTTGCAACTGCAGGATTCTATGTTGTTGTTCCTGACTTCTTCTATGGAGACCCCTATGCCCCCGATAATGCAGATAGACCCATACAAGTTTGGTTAAAGGATCATGGAACG GATAAGGGATTTGAAGATGCAAAGCCTCTGGTGCAAACCCTAAAGAGTAAAGGTGTATCTGCAATTGGAGCTGCAGGCTTCTGTTGGGGTG CTAAGGTGGTGGTTCAGCTAGCAAAACCCGAGTTCATCCAAGCGGCTGTGATGTTGCATCCTTCCTTTGTCACTGTAGATGATATCAAGG CGGTTGAGGTTCCAATCTCAATACTGGGAGCTGAGACTGACCACCTTTCGCCACCAGCACTTGTGAAACAGTTCGAAGAGGTCCTAAACGCTAAATCTGAG GTTGGCAGCCGTTGCAAGATATTTCCCAAGGTTGCTCATGGGTGGACTGTGAGGTACAATGTTGAAGATGAAAATGCCGCAAAGTGTGCAGACGAGGCCCATGGAGACATGATTGAGTGGTTCACCAAGCATGTCAAGTGA
- the LOC8261479 gene encoding ribonucleoside-diphosphate reductase small chain A isoform X2, with product MGSLTNSKDEERAREDEEEEPILKEQNQRFCMFPIRYKSLWEMYKKAEASFWTAEEVDLSQDVQQWETLSVSEKHFISHVLAFFAASDGIVLENLAARFLNDIQVPEARAFYGFQIAMENIHSEMYSLLLETYIKDSREKNRLFNAIETIPCVARKAKWALDWIHSSSLYAERLVAFACVEGIFFSGSFCAIFWLKKRGLMPGLTFSNELISRDEGLHCDFACLLYSLLQKQLQWQKVQQIVHEAVEIETEFVCDALPCALIGMNSTLMSQYIKFVADRLLVALGYQRKYNVENPFDWMEFISLHPLARQVCPSQVAFTPN from the exons ATGGGTTCTTTAACAAATAGTAAAGATGAAGAAAGAGCCagagaagatgaagaagaagagccAATACTTAAAGAACAGAACCAGAGATTTTGTATGTTTCCCATCAGATATAAGTCACTTTGGGAGATGTACAAGAAGGCTGAGGCCAGTTTTTGGACAG CTGAGGAGGTCGATCTTTCTCAAGATGTGCAGCAATGGGAAACCCTCTCTGTTTCCGAGAAACACTTCATTAGCCATGTATTAGCGTTTTTTGCTGCATCTGATGGGATTGTTTTGGAGAACCTAGCAGCAAGATTTCTAAACGATATTCAAGTTCCAGAG GCCCGTGCATTTTATGGATTTCAAATTGCAATGGAAAATATTCATTCTG AGATGTACAGCTTGCTTTTGGAGACGTACATCAAGGACTCAAGGGAGAAGAATAGGTTGTTTAATGCTATTGAAACCATTCCTTGTGTGGCTAGGAAGGCCAAGTGGGCATTGGACTGGATTCATAG TTCCTCATTGTATGCAGAGAGGCTTGTTGCTTTTGCGTGTGTTGAAGGAATCTTTTTCTCAGGAAG CTTCTGTGCCATTTTCTGGCTTAAAAAGAGGGGCTTGATGCCAGGATTGACATTCTCAAATGAGCTAATATCCAGAGATGAAGGCCTGCATTGTGACTTTGCTTGCCTTCTTTATAG TTTGTTGCAGAAGCAACTTCAGTGGCAAAAGGTTCAGCAAATTGTTCATGAAGCAGTGGAAATTGAAACTGAATTCGTCTGTGATGCCCTCCCATGTGCATTAATTGGCATGAATTCGACACTCATGAGCCAGTATATTAAGTTTGTTGCTGATCGTCTGTTG GTTGCCTTAGGTTATCAGAGGAAGTATAATGTGGAAAATCCCTTTGATTGGATGgaatttatttctttgca TCCTTTGGCAAGACAGGTTTGTCCTTCACAAGTAGCATTTACCCCTAACTAA
- the LOC8261480 gene encoding endo-1,3;1,4-beta-D-glucanase produces the protein MSSSQCLENPPILNPNYGLGTVQELGGLKAYITGPPDSKLAILLACDAFGFEAPNLRKLADKVAAAGFLAVVPDFLYGDPFQLDSPQFNREAWLKIHDTAKGCEDAKVVIAALKNRGISAVGAAGFCWGGMVVVKLASCDDIHAAVILHPGWITADEIKAVKVPTAILGAEIDQISPPEQMKEFGEILAEKSEFESYVKIFPGVVHGWTLRYNDEDDSAVKFAEEAHLDMLNWFTKHVK, from the exons ATGTCAAGTTCTCAATGCTTGGAGAACCCACCAATTCTGAACCCAAATTATGGGTTGGGTACAGTTCAAGAACTTGGCGGTCTCAAGGCTTATATCACTGGTCCTCCTGATTCCAAGCTCGCCATCCTTCTAGCTTGTGACGCCTTCG GATTTGAAGCACCTAACTTAAG GAAGCTAGCAGATAAAGTTGCAGCAGCTGGATTCCTTGCTGTGGTTCCTGATTTTCTCTATGGTGATCCTTTTCAACTAGATAGTCCTCAATTCAATCGAGAGGCCTGGCTGAAAATTCATGACACA GCTAAAGGATGTGAAGATGCCAAAGTAGTGATAGCTGCACTTAAAAACAGAGGCATTTCTGCGGTAGGGGCTGCAGGTTTTTGCTGGGGTG GAATGGTGGTTGTAAAACTAGCAAGCTGTGATGATATTCATGCTGCAGTTATATTGCATCCTGGTTGGATTACAGCTGATGAGATCAAGG CGGTTAAGGTGCCAACTGCAATATTAGGTGCTGAAATTGATCAGATTTCCCCACCAGAACAAATGAAAGAATTTGGAGAAATATTAGCAGAAAAATCTGAG TTTGAGAGTTATGTGAAGATATTCCCTGGAGTTGTTCATGGATGGACACTTAGGTATAATGATGAGGATGATTCAGCTGTCAAGTTTGCAGAAGAAGCTCATTTAGACATGTtgaattggttcactaagcaTGTAAAGTGA
- the LOC8261479 gene encoding ribonucleoside-diphosphate reductase small chain A isoform X1, translating to MGSLTNSKDEERAREDEEEEPILKEQNQRFCMFPIRYKSLWEMYKKAEASFWTAEEVDLSQDVQQWETLSVSEKHFISHVLAFFAASDGIVLENLAARFLNDIQVPEARAFYGFQIAMENIHSEMYSLLLETYIKDSREKNRLFNAIETIPCVARKAKWALDWIHSSSLYAERLVAFACVEGIFFSGSFCAIFWLKKRGLMPGLTFSNELISRDEGLHCDFACLLYSLLQKQLQWQKVQQIVHEAVEIETEFVCDALPCALIGMNSTLMSQYIKFVADRLLVALGYQRKYNVENPFDWMEFISLQGKANFFERRVGDYQKASVMSSLQDGGKNFVFKMDEDF from the exons ATGGGTTCTTTAACAAATAGTAAAGATGAAGAAAGAGCCagagaagatgaagaagaagagccAATACTTAAAGAACAGAACCAGAGATTTTGTATGTTTCCCATCAGATATAAGTCACTTTGGGAGATGTACAAGAAGGCTGAGGCCAGTTTTTGGACAG CTGAGGAGGTCGATCTTTCTCAAGATGTGCAGCAATGGGAAACCCTCTCTGTTTCCGAGAAACACTTCATTAGCCATGTATTAGCGTTTTTTGCTGCATCTGATGGGATTGTTTTGGAGAACCTAGCAGCAAGATTTCTAAACGATATTCAAGTTCCAGAG GCCCGTGCATTTTATGGATTTCAAATTGCAATGGAAAATATTCATTCTG AGATGTACAGCTTGCTTTTGGAGACGTACATCAAGGACTCAAGGGAGAAGAATAGGTTGTTTAATGCTATTGAAACCATTCCTTGTGTGGCTAGGAAGGCCAAGTGGGCATTGGACTGGATTCATAG TTCCTCATTGTATGCAGAGAGGCTTGTTGCTTTTGCGTGTGTTGAAGGAATCTTTTTCTCAGGAAG CTTCTGTGCCATTTTCTGGCTTAAAAAGAGGGGCTTGATGCCAGGATTGACATTCTCAAATGAGCTAATATCCAGAGATGAAGGCCTGCATTGTGACTTTGCTTGCCTTCTTTATAG TTTGTTGCAGAAGCAACTTCAGTGGCAAAAGGTTCAGCAAATTGTTCATGAAGCAGTGGAAATTGAAACTGAATTCGTCTGTGATGCCCTCCCATGTGCATTAATTGGCATGAATTCGACACTCATGAGCCAGTATATTAAGTTTGTTGCTGATCGTCTGTTG GTTGCCTTAGGTTATCAGAGGAAGTATAATGTGGAAAATCCCTTTGATTGGATGgaatttatttctttgca AGGGAAGGCAAATTTTTTCGAGAGAAGGGTAGGAGATTATCAGAAGGCATCTGTTATGTCAAGCCTTCAAGATGGTGGGAAAAACTTCGTCTTTAAAATGGACGAAGACTTCTAG